TCCAGTTTCTACATATCATATGCAAGCCCAGCATGGTTTCTAAGGAGTTTATCTTGTTCTCGGAAAGTGAGGTGCAATGCAAAAATGTACTCTTAAGTTGGTTAAAGAAAGTCCAGTCACCAAATATTCACCAAATTTTATAATACCTCTGTTACAGGTAAAGAAGTAAACAAGGGCAGTGATGAGCATGTaagctgtgtgtttgttttgttttggtttttttttttttaaagttatattcTAAATAGTCTGGAGAAacagaatatatatatgtgtatatataggcAATGCTATCGTTCTCCTATTTCTAGGTGCCAGTCAGGCAGTGTAAGGTGGCACTGAATTCTCACCTAGAGGCATCCAATTTGAGAGTAATCTTCCTGTCAGTTCCATCGGACTTTGAATGAAGTCTTGCCTCAGGACCTGAGAGTCCTGCTGGCTTCAGTTAAATGTGTTTTCTACAAGTCTGAGCTGAGCTGTCCAATGGTTTCTTCACTGTGAGAGTCTGTATGAGGTCAATATTGCTGAATAATGAAGTAGCTTCCTAGGTGCTGTATGTGTCATAAACACTAAAGTTAAGCTTCTTTGGAAAGTTTTTGTTTAATGGGAGCTCCGATAGGTTTGTTTTCAGTATGGGTGAGTGTCTGAAGACAGAGTGAATTAGTTAAGTTGTCCTGTCCAAATTCCCCAGAAGAAAATCCCAGTGTCTCTGCTAGCATTACATTCGGCTACTGACATTCCTCAGCCCTTCTCTAAAAATGGGGCACATAGGATGTCCTGGAAAGCagtatttcttgtttaaaactGTTGGGGATAATTCTTCAGTGGTCTCTCAGTGCTTATCTGCTCTTTGAATAAGACTGCTAATCTTTTATTCCTAAACaattttttgggggttttgttgtatAAACATGGTCAGTTTTGCAAACTAGGGATGTATATGAACTCTGAATTTTgttgtaaaacagaaaagtcaAAATCAAGTGTTATGAACACCAAGTCTGCAATGTTTTGAAGGTCAAGAGAAGAAATGAAGTGTCAGAAAGTACTGCAGTGGAAGAAACAGTGAAGAGGAGAAGAGTGGAAGTCAGAGCAGAGACCTCATGCCCACAGTTGGGTATGGACAGGTGAGTTGACTACAAAAGTATCTTCCAGGGCACatatcaatatttttaatgtctctcGTTGTTTCCTCACATTTCATTCCTGTGTAATCCTTTGCCCCTCTTGtcttcatccttttctttcatAGCTGACAGAATCTAAGCAGCATGGCCCATGTTTGGAGAAGAGTTGCCCTATGGTTTCAGGTTCCCTTGCCATTAACTAGAGGTCTTCCTGTTTATCTCCTTTGTTTTAATGTTATCTGTAGAATCGCAGTGGGGTGAGGACTTGGCAACTAGCCAACACAGTGCACTGGCTTGCACACCTGACCCAGGGCTGACAAGGGAAGAACTGGGAACAGCTTTCTAGCTGCATCCCAGCCTGTTCCTCTGAGTCGGCTGATGAAGGCTGCCTCTCAGCTTGAGGCTGAGGACCATATCCGTGGTTTTcacagaattgttaaggttTTTCGGACCTTTGacatcatcgagtccaacccctCCTGTTCCAgcagggtcacccagagcaggttgcccaggacgTGTCCCCTCAGATTTTGAGTGGACTCCAAGGGTGGAGATGCCACAACTTCTGTGGGCAACTGGCTGCAGTGCTTGACCACAGTTGCAGTCAAAGagtgttttcttctgtccaGATTTCATTTCGTGTTTTGCAGTTTGTGCCCTGTGCCTCTTGTCCTGCCAGGAGGCACTGCTGAGGAGAGCCTGGCTCCctcttcttcattccctcccaTCAGATGTACATTGAGAAGAACCCCCTGAGCCTTGTCCAGGCTGAtcagtcccagctctcccagcctctctgcATATGAAAAGTGCTCCAGTCCCTTTgtcatcttggtggcctttTGCTGGGCTCACCTCACTGAGTTCCAGTCTTGTCCTGGGGAGCCCAGCCTGGACAGAGCATGCCGACTGGCCTTAGCAGCCCTGCACAGAGGGGAAGGACCTCCCTCGGGCTGCTGGCAAAACTCTTCCTAATGCAGCTCAGGATGTTGCTGGCTGCCTTCAGCATGAGTGTGCAATGCTTGCTCATGTTGGCTAACTTCAAGCTTAGTTCGTGATTACCTTTCAGGAGCAGGCCCATTATTAGTTATAGTCTAGcagctttctttctttcatggagtgtagcttttaaaaaaagaaaatgcctgtCTGTACTTGATATTCACAAATACGTGGCAGACAGTCCCAGATCCAGCGTTGTGATCAGATGTGTTTGTGCTCACCTTTCCCCTTCCATGGCAATGTACAGACCATGTCAAATCATCTCCCTTGCTGCCTTATATTCTACCCAGTTCCCAAATATATTTCACACAGAGATCATACCAGGAGAAGTCTGAAGCCAGTTCTTTTTCTGCTCATAGAAATGTAGTCCTTtcatttccctcctcccctgtcAGTTCCTAGTCACAATAAAACTGCTGGAAATGAGTAAAGAATGAGACCAGGATCCAGAATGCTTTCTCATCTCTTTTAGCCAAGACATGAGTTGAAGAATCATAAAATACAAGGCCAGAAAGGGCTGTTTCATGATCCAGCCTGGCAGTTCTCTCTTAGTCCTGTGTCTTGCCCCAGTAATTATGCTATTCCAAGGAAGGTTAAAACAGTAAATGATTTCAAAGTGTATTCttgatttcaaaattaaactgGTGTGGCATCAGCTTCAAGCCTTCTGTCATTTTCTTCCAATTACTCTGTTAGACTGAAGAGCTCATTCAGTCTGAGCATTTCCCCACTAGGAAGGAGTTTGTCTACTGCAATCAGACCAcctcttgcatttcttttctttttggacaAGCTCTTTTGCTCATAATTCCTCATGGTGGATTtggatttgggttttgttggggtGCTACTGAGTGTTGAGCTATCAGAATCTCCAGGTGTCACTCCCCAGCGATACCGATCGGCCAGAAGAGCACTATTTCATGTGTGAAGCCAGGGTTTTTCCCCACATGCATCACTTTGTACCTCTCTGCACAGGTTTTCCTCTGCCATTTTATTGCTTCATGACCGAGTCTTGTAAGATCTTTCTATGGTTCTTTGCTACCTGCCCTTCTCTTTGTGTCAGTAACCTTGTAGGATTTGCAAGCTTTCCCGACTCGCTGCTCAACCCCCTTTTCATGTCACGTAacacttcttttctctttaactgCTTGTTGGTTTTACTAGACAAATAGAAAGCCTAATAGCGGAATGAGTGCATATTGCAATTTCTTAAAGGAGACTTTGAAACATGAGTACAAATACAGATTAAGGGTATTTATCTGGTTGGCTGGGGTACTGAAATCCTGATATCTAATTAAATACTTGGAGTAGCCATTGGCAAgattgcttcctttttgtgaCTTCTTGTAAACTCAGTGCTTGCTTATTTGACTTATTTTTAGAACCGGAGCCGAGTGCGTTCACTATATTGGTAAAGAGAAGCACGGATTTGAACCGGTAAGCTACAGAATATTCAGAAAGACAACTGTTTAGTCCTGGATGCTTAAAGTGGCATAAAGCATAAAAATGCCtccaggtaattttttttcccttttcacctGCATCGAGACATTTTTGATTCCTGCTCATCAAACTTAGGCAAGGGATGAGTTTTACATGGAGACGACACAAGCTTTTTTGTCGTGCTATGAACTCTAGGCATGAGCTTAGCCTCTGAGAGAGCAACCTGAAACATGCCCTGCCTTGTCTTGAAGACTCCAGTCCTCTTTTACCTCAGACGCCGCTTCGTGCAGAACTGCATGAAGGACCAAGAGTGGTTGCTGACACCTTGTCACTGGCTTCAGTGAGAGTACTTGCCACTCCACACCCAGTTGTCTTTCTCTGTGCAGACGGCCTTGCAGGCACCTCCCTCTTCTTGAAACAGTGTCATACCTTTTCTCACTATGGCATTGAGTGGCAGATTTACAACAGGGTTTTTCCAGAGGGGTTGGCAGTTGCTTTCTAAACCCACTGTTCTCCAAGGACCTTTTCAGGAGGGGaagattctttttctcttagcCCACAGGCTAAAACGCTGctctgacagggctgctgttaGGCACACCCTTTAGGTAACAGCGTCTTCCCCAACACCCCTGTTCTCTTCCTCCTCGCTGTTGCCCATCCTCCCAAACGCCCAGTGCATTTCATCCATTTTGTGCAGGCTGATACCCATTCTAAATTTAGTTCAAATCCCTGCCACACTATCGTCTTCCTGGCTTTTTTCCCTCGCCAACTCTTGGGATAGAGTCTTTTCCGAGGAGGCAAACTCATTCGTCCTGCAATTGTCCACAAAGTTGCCTGGTAGTATAAAAGGAACAGCTTCTTCTCCCACTGTTCCCTGGGATATGAACAGCTGCATCAGATACCTGGATTTCTGCATGATGAGAGGCTGCCCCCATTTCAGGAAGCTTTTGGACCTCTCCACAACTGGCTGACTCCACAACTGTGGGCTTGCTTGAAATCTCAGATGGCCAGGGCATACTGCCTGCTTGCTCCTGTAGAGCTGGTTTCAAAGGACCAGTCCCAGCATAACTGCTCTGCAGGGCTTCACTGTGTGTACAGTAGCCTGCAATTTCAGGTGCTACTAGGTGCATGGTTACCTTCAGCCTGCACAGATAAACTCCTGTATTGAAACAGCCCTCACCTTGTAAGCCCACAGCTTCCTTTCAGAAGAGGGGTTTTTGAGAGGTTTGTTGGATTTTCAAGATAGGAAGGAGACTGCTTGGTAACTCCTCAAGAGTGTTCAGTACAGAAGAACTTCTCTCAAACAGCAGGCTTGTTTGTCTTTAAAAcctgtattgcttttttttttccccctcagcttACCTTTGTGGGATTAGTGACAGGTCTCTCTATACAtgcccctcctggcttctttcCTCAGGTGCCCCAAAGAGTCTGTTGGTGGGGTAAGGGTCATCCTCTGAAAGATGCTTTTGTATTCCCCACTTTGCTGTAACCACTGTCCCCAGAATGCCTCTGCTCCTTGTTCCCAAACATTACAGTCCTTGAAAACTGGAGCGCCAGGTTAGCACGCTGGACCCTGAGAAGTAATGTACTATGTGGCAGACATCGCTGTAATCTCGTATTGTGTTAATTAATGTGGGAGGACATGTCCTGAGCTCTTTGCAGGTAAACTGGAACTATGACGAATGAATCATCAGCTCAGCAAATACCAGTTCAGGTGAGAAGAACCTTCAGAACAGATGCTTGTGCCACCACGACTCGTACCTCAAATTTGCAGTAGTCAGGACACTGTTACACAGAGAGGGGTGTCCAGACAGAAACTGTTGTCTTTAGGAATACCAGACCAGATGTCACGAGCACTGCCTGAAATCATGGGCAGGTGACCTCTCCCTTATGTGCGTTTTTAGGTGTTCAGAGCCAGGTGCTTCTATGACATGCTTCcatttggtttgcttttggtATTCAGGATGAGATGAAGGATTaggttttggaaaaaacatATCGATAGCTCCTGTACTTTCTCAGGAACCTTCTGATTATTCCTCCAGGGCTCTTGTTCAGTTTATCAGCAGTATATGACATCAAATCCACCTGGATTTTTAGAATGCATCTCAAAAAGGGAAGGGTCTCGTTAAATGTGAAGGAAATCCTACATGTAGTAAGCAGACAGATCCACTTTACAACATTAGCACTCAGTTCAGAAGGAGGAGCATGGAAGAGCCGCAGTCACTGTTAAGTGCTGCAGACAGTTAAATAGAATGCATTTTCAGCTCTCCTCAAATGTCTTCTGGGCTTGTGATTTGACAGTAGGCTATCTGGTCAGGATGACTGGAGTCGAGCCTGTGTATCTTTCCACTTACCAAATGCACCAGTAGAagtcaaagaaagaaaggaagagaactgAGAGACACTGAAGGCAGTCACTGCAGATAATCTTCCTAACTGAGTTAATCCTCTGAGACTAAACTGCAAAGATCTCAGGACATCTAAAGTTTGGAATCTTGCTTGAACCTGAGTTAGTGCAAGAGAAACACCATCGGGGAGTGGGTCTATTCTTCTGTTATCTTCTCTCTCTGACAAAGTTGTTTTATGCTCTCTTAAAGAAGCTTACATGCTGATGTTGTTGTTTGTGTTCCTTTGCATTGCCGATAGCCTTCCTAACGGGTATTCCTGGCTCACCTCTTGCTTCTGGCACTTTTTACTTCTGTCCCTTCCCTGTTACTCTGTTTCCTGTGACTGTGTCTTAGCAGGGCTAATGTCTAGGGACCTGTATTGTCCCGTGGCTGTGATTTCCCACAGCACCTCTGTCCATGTTTTGTAAAATATGTCTATGCCACAGCTGCTGTTATCCTTTCTCTATCTGCTCTATTAAAGTCTACTCAGTGAATTACAGCTTTACGTTAGGCCTGTGAATGTCCTGAGGAGGGAGGGGTAGAAATATATTGGTGAAGGAAATCCTCATAGTAGCAGGAAAAACACCAAAATTGCAAAACGAGAGAGTAGACCTTACCCTTCAGTTCTTAAAGCAACCAAACAAAGCACAATCTCCTGTACAATAGAATTTTACATTGTGTAACAGTTCTTgggttccttttcctttcagagttgtttcaaagaaaatgagTGTGAGTTTAGCCAAGCATCCCTTACTGTGGGCTGTAACCAAGTGAATTTCTGTAAGTAAGGAATTCCTGGATTGTTTCATTCAGATTGGTCACATTAAATCAAAAGCTGCAAGGATTACATCGGTATtacttttcctctgaaaatcatGTTTGCTATTTTACAGCATGTGAGAGTAGGAATGAGGAAAAACCATAAAGCGGTAGGTTACCAATCATTTTTGCTGAGCCTCACTCCCCATGTAATGAATTCCCACCCGTAGAGGTAGGCTACGTAGCTCTTTCAGAGCTGGGCTGTGAGATGGGAGCCTACCTCCAAACCAGTCTGCACTGTGATTGCTTTGAAACCTCCCAGGTGTCCCATCAGTCAGAGTCTGGACCCACCTCTCAGTTTCAGGATCTGCTGTTGGGCATGCAAGGAGTGTGGAGAGAGCAAGCCTATGTTTtcgctgttgctgctgtttcttaCAGGGGCACCTGAGGAATCTAACCTTGAACAAAGAACAGCAACCGGTCAGGCTGAGGGTGCCATGCAGCTACTGCAGCAAATGGACCAAATGGCAGACAAAGGAAACGTGGAGTCAGAAGGAAGAGGTGTCTCAAAGTTCTGGAGAAGGTACTAATGCAGCAAGTGCAGGCCTGGCTACGTCCAAGCCTGTGTCAGAGACTGCCTGATTCTGGCAGGTCAGGTGATTCTACATGAGCTTGAAGAATGGGTACatcttttctgttgttaaacCAAAGTCTCCCAAGGCAAAGGAACATTCAGGGATGTGCTTCTGTCTTATGGTGAGGTGCAACATTCCCCATAAATGTTCCTCTTTTGTGCTGTCTTTGGGAAAGGAGCTCCTCAGGGGACGGTTACTGACCTCAGTCGTAGCCCTCATACAGTGTGGCTTTTATCAGCTGAGGAGTGCCATCTCCAGCCAAATTTCTAAAGGACTTAAGCACTCCCCTTTCTAACAAGGCCTTCCCCGGACTGACCTTTAGTCCCGCTAAGGTAAGTATGACCTTTACTTGGCCTCTTAGCAACTGTGGCCTTTGTAACTTTGACTCCCAAAGACACCACTTTAATCTGAGATTAAAGTAGCTGTGCAAAGAGTTGCTGGGCGTTGCTGGCTAAAGGAATGCTCTAAAGCTGTGGAAGCTGTATCCCACAAGAGATACACACTCTGCACAGCACAAGTTGAACATTGGCAGTAACTGTTTGTTTAGTAGGTGAGTTagttttggaagaaataaaacaacttgTTGATCATAATGTATCCCAGTCCCTTTAACTATTGAGACTAGACCATTACGGCACAAGTTATCCTTtgtttccactgtgttttttcagtcttcctCTGTATTAGTTTGTGCTGGGGTTGTGTCTTTCTGGTGGACAGAAATTGCCTTGTTCTCACAGTtctcagaaaagtattttaaatctaatatgctctttttgttgttgttgttttttccccagtataATCTTTTTGCCACTTCAGCATCTTTTTGGTGGAAAGAACTGATCTGGAAGTGAAGTACTAATAGTTGTGGAAAGGTAAACTTGTAGCATGAATGTTGGGTTGTATTGTTTCTTTTGTAATTCAGCTTTTCACATTGCTTATCTGAGCTACCAAATGCTATAAATGAAATCCTACTTTGtttatgttttcaaattaaCATACTGAAGATGTTGGGTTAGTATGTCTTTTTCTTCGCAACCTAGAGTTTTTTAAGCTTTGTTCAAGCTTTAAGATTTTGATCCTTGAGTGCCATAAATTgtgtattttacatttaaaaaccattatATGAGATTCTAATAAAAGAAGCATCAACTTGGAACTGTGTGTTACTTTAATCAGTCTTACCCTGGCAGAAAATACTCTTCCCCTCCAAGAAGTAGAGGTTTCTAGTATTAGATGGACTGCTGGACTATGCTTCACAGCATTGAAAAGTTCAAAATTGGTGAAGATACTTTGGATTAAATTTTACCACTACACTACAGCTTGTGTAATTATCTATGCTTTCGCTGTGCAGTGGGATGAGGCTGGGAGTTAAGATTTCAGACGTGCCCAGGGCCTGCTCAGTCCGCTTTTTGCCATCACGTTTGTGCATTTACAATAAACCATCATTCTTCAGCTGTCTCCTGAGCTGAGACACCAGAGGCACGTACGTGCACAATGCTAGTCTAACACATAACACTGAGTGGTTGTAACTTTACCAGTAGCAGCTGTTTAACTGCATCTCAGGGGTAACCTGTCTCGCAGAATGAGGTGATGCTCTAAATAAGTCAGATAATGCGACACGTGGTCCGTCTGGCTGGTTTCCACCCTGGTCCACAGATTATCCACCCTACATACCAGTGTATTTGTTCCTGGACTCCCATCGGCAGTGAAACAATGCTTTCCCTCCAAGAAGAAATGGAGTTGAGAAACTAGTTCTGTTTATCCTGTTCTCCTTAGTCCTGTCCCACAAAGACTGGTAAAGGCTGAGTGCACCAGGATTCAAATCCCTTCTTCTTGGAGGACTGTACAATGAGATGGACAGTGGTGAGGACCAGAAAATGGATAAAGAGTTGACCAGATGGGTAACAAGCCATAAATGAAGGAAGAGATATCTGTGAGTTGATCTTCTTTAGCACTGGTTATGCCAAGAAGATGATGAGGTCCCACTTCCTGATCTTACATGCAGCTGCATAAAGGGCTCTTACCCTGCAAGatctgggactgttcagcccgGAGAGAAGGCTCAGCAGGCATTTTATCAATGTGTGCAAATACCTGAAGGCAGAGTGCAGAGAGGATGGAGCCTGCCTCGTTTCACTGGTGCCCAGCGGCAGGACCAGAGGCAGAGGGttcaaactggaacacaggaggttctcTCCATGTTGGGAAACACTTTCCCAGTGAGGGTGACcaagccctggcacaggttgccccgGAAGGTTTTGGAGCCTCCCACCTTGGAGGCAGTCAAACACCttctggacatggtcctgggcagctggctgtaggtggccctgcttaagcagggcgTTAGACTcaatgacctccagaggtcccttcccgCCTCAGCCATGGTGTGATTCTCTGAATATTTCCTGCAGGAGTTTCCTTCCCTTGTTAAACCCTCTGTGTGTTAGTCCCTTccgattctttcccccatccctctgAGGGGGggagcgagcagctgggtgtGGGGTCACCTGCCAGCCAGGGTCACCCCACCCCGCCAAaggggcagcagcctgcagaggggCCTGGCAGGAGCACAGGCACAGCGTGAGACACTGCTGTGCACAGTCCCTGACCCCTGCACCCCTTGTTGCCTGGCTGATGGGACCAAGTGTGACCTGCAGCAGTAATGAGCAGGGGGAGAAGAGTCTGgggtgaagctgagcctgggaaaggaggggaaaaaagttaagcTGGTCTACTTCAAATGAGCGTGAGTCATGTCTATCTCACATGAGTTCTCACTGCAAGCACAGGAAGAGagtctgcaaaataaaaattggtctgagagaacagaaaacatcaaTATCTATCCTAGGTGAAGCACAGGAATTACCAGCACCTCTTGGCCGTTTGAAGCGGTGGTGTCCTATGGCCTTAGGTCTCTGTGGTGTAAAAATGGCTTACTTTTCACCCACAGTGGGGTCAGGTGTGGGGCTCTGTCTGTTCCTTTCTTGGTCCCCCTGTGAGCCCGCTGGTGGGGGCAGTTCAGTTTGTCCCCCCACCTCTGGGATGGTTGGGTCCCCTTTTGGGCTCTGCCTCATTCACTGGGTGCCCAATGTAGGTGCATAAGCAACAGATCCCAAGCACATCTGCTGTTCTAGTGTTgatatgttttctttattagtTTGTATTAAGCTGTAGTACCCTATATATACTTGGTGCTCTTGCTGATGTCTGTTGCCATTGTCCATTTTGCTGTTATGGTTTGTTGATAATTATTTGTACTAGTATGAGAGAGGTCTAGACCTGCACACGTTCACTATTTGGAGCCCGGACATACGCGCTGGTGGGGATTTTGTGGCAGCTGTGGCAGCCTGTCACAGAGCAGCGAGGTTCCGAGGC
The genomic region above belongs to Phalacrocorax aristotelis chromosome 15, bGulAri2.1, whole genome shotgun sequence and contains:
- the MAJIN gene encoding membrane-anchored junction protein isoform X4; the protein is MSLKPFTYPLPETRFLRAGRLVYKFKIRYGNLNSAPDLDNTESAVKELEEAIRVILGNLDDLHPFSTDHFTVFPYLSKWERVSKMRFKHENVHLVPYPYICTMYLELNSFQQKVSCGKEVNKGSDEHVKRRNEVSESTAVEETVKRRRVEVRAETSCPQLGMDRTGAECVHYIGKEKHGFEPGHLRNLTLNKEQQPVRLRVPCSYCSKWTKWQTKETWSQKEEVSQSSGEV
- the MAJIN gene encoding membrane-anchored junction protein isoform X1: MSLKPFTYPLPETRFLRAGRLVYKFKIRYGNLNSAPDLDNTESAVKELEEAIRVILGNLDDLHPFSTDHFTVFPFSDLSKWERVSKMRFKHENVHLVPYPYICTMYLELNSFQQKVSCGKEVNKGSDEHVKRRNEVSESTAVEETVKRRRVEVRAETSCPQLGMDRTGAECVHYIGKEKHGFEPSCFKENECEFSQASLTVGCNQVNFWAPEESNLEQRTATGQAEGAMQLLQQMDQMADKGNVESEGRGVSKFWRSIIFLPLQHLFGGKN
- the MAJIN gene encoding membrane-anchored junction protein isoform X2 produces the protein MSLKPFTYPLPETRFLRAGRLVYKFKIRYGNLNSAPDLDNTESAVKELEEAIRVILGNLDDLHPFSTDHFTVFPYLSKWERVSKMRFKHENVHLVPYPYICTMYLELNSFQQKVSCGKEVNKGSDEHVKRRNEVSESTAVEETVKRRRVEVRAETSCPQLGMDRTGAECVHYIGKEKHGFEPSCFKENECEFSQASLTVGCNQVNFWAPEESNLEQRTATGQAEGAMQLLQQMDQMADKGNVESEGRGVSKFWRSIIFLPLQHLFGGKN